The following coding sequences lie in one Labrus bergylta chromosome 13, fLabBer1.1, whole genome shotgun sequence genomic window:
- the jam2b gene encoding junctional adhesion molecule 2b, whose product MDVLKMLALPLLITLLQSPVCLSVTVSSNKPKVEVHEHSDAVLSCEFRTEKDQSPRIEWKRKGKGVTFVYFNQKFTASYAGRAKIEGATMTIHSVSQKDSGEYRCEVTASEDHVNLGEATVTLNVLVPPHVPSCEVPNSVFVGGGLDLLCKDKLSVPPATYRWFKDNKALVANADTPYSIDTNKGTLKFNSVSKADAGMYRCESSNNVGAPKSCVAQQLKVIEYPLNMTVLIAGAAGFVTLTLLCCICVCVCRRRGCCKRNKKTKSSKSYNPPPPPPIRNLKHYKQTQSFMI is encoded by the exons gtcctgtgtgtctgtcagtgacAGTCAGCAGCAATAAACCTAAAGTAGAGGTCCACGAGCACTCAG ACGCCGTGCTTTCCTGCGAGTTCCGGACCGAGAAAGATCAGAGCCCTCGAATCGAGtggaaaaggaaaggaaagggagTCACATTTGTGTACTTCAATCAGAAATTTACTG CATCTTATGCAGGACGAGCAAAGATAGAAGGAGCGACTATGACGATACACTCTGTCAGTCAGAAAGACTCCGGGGAGTACCGCTGTGAGGTCACTGCGAGCGAGGACCACGTCAACCTGGGAGAGGCCACTGTAACCCTGAACGTGCTCG TGCCACCTCATGTCCCGTCCTGTGAGGTGCCGAACTCGGTGTTTGTGGGTGGAGGCCTCGACCTCCTCTGTAAGGATAAACTCAGCGTCCCTCCTGCCACCTACCGCTGGTTCAAAGACAACAAGGCTCTGGTGGCCAACGCTGATACTCCATACAGCATTGATACAAACAAAGGCACTCTG AAGTTTAACAGTGTGTCCAAAGCGGATGCAGGGATGTACCGCTGCGAGTCCTCCAACAATGTGGGGGCGCCAAAGAGCTGTGTGGCCCAGCAGCTGAAAGTCATTGAAT atCCTTTGAATATGACAGTTTTGATAGCAGGAGCTGCAGGTTTTGTGACACTCACACTCCTCtgctgcatctgtgtgtgtgtctgccgaCGCCGAGGCTGCTGCAAGA ggaacaagaaaacaaaaag CTCAAAGTCCTACaaccctccacctcctcctcccatcCGCAAC ctcaAGCACTACAAACAAACGCAGTCCTTCATGATCTGA